One Syntrophobacterales bacterium genomic window carries:
- a CDS encoding GAF domain-containing protein has translation MIDHISQLIFNVYEAFTVALFLKEKEMLKCASSVTFATSFSKSRAIPVESTLPGWALKHNEPLIIPNFDKDEATLGYYGAKENIKSFMTYPVETDGVIVVDSKKKYVFTDREKKILGSFASIMHKEIEREKRFQDMEDRIEDLAAEKRIMGMFSDLNAAKISARSIMSEALALSGADFCFVGMEKGGRIFIYDACGIAAKEYVKKECPLRESIVSLVMEGGGELLLPHNSGYLREKPLFFAGESVRTRQFFGFPLMVEDFIVGVMGFGSLSDLSLKEGSIALLRNVSSLLSLHYAYLWMRDHLEKVKEVEPVTGSIQFATFLGILEKMIKKGNRFYLLSVKLPHLHVYNKKMGFDYTNGVLARVAKVIKYCAGNNAFITRKGGGDFYAAVRGGDEVEIKNLTRILNHTIRKRVFEEKAWDVDSAVESGAACFPEDGTELWTLIEKSNMRRIKTGVH, from the coding sequence ATGATAGACCATATTTCTCAACTTATCTTCAATGTCTACGAAGCCTTTACCGTTGCCCTTTTTCTGAAGGAAAAGGAAATGCTAAAGTGTGCCTCCTCGGTGACCTTTGCGACCAGCTTCAGTAAGAGCAGGGCGATTCCAGTGGAAAGTACGCTGCCAGGGTGGGCTCTCAAACACAACGAGCCCCTGATTATCCCGAATTTCGACAAGGATGAGGCGACCTTAGGTTATTACGGTGCCAAGGAGAACATCAAATCTTTCATGACCTATCCTGTCGAAACGGATGGTGTGATAGTCGTGGACAGCAAAAAAAAGTATGTATTTACGGACAGAGAAAAGAAAATCCTGGGCAGTTTTGCCTCTATAATGCACAAGGAAATTGAGAGGGAGAAGAGATTTCAGGACATGGAGGACAGGATCGAAGACCTTGCTGCCGAAAAGCGCATCATGGGTATGTTTAGTGACCTCAACGCGGCGAAGATTTCGGCCCGCAGCATAATGAGCGAGGCGCTGGCTTTGTCCGGAGCCGATTTCTGTTTCGTGGGGATGGAGAAGGGTGGCCGGATCTTCATTTATGATGCCTGCGGCATCGCAGCCAAGGAATATGTCAAGAAAGAATGCCCTCTGCGCGAGAGCATTGTGTCCCTCGTGATGGAGGGTGGTGGGGAACTACTCCTTCCCCATAATAGCGGATACCTCAGAGAGAAGCCTCTCTTTTTCGCCGGAGAATCGGTAAGGACAAGGCAATTCTTTGGCTTTCCTCTCATGGTCGAAGACTTTATCGTTGGGGTTATGGGGTTTGGATCTCTATCCGATCTTTCTTTGAAAGAGGGTTCCATCGCCCTCCTGAGAAACGTGTCCTCTCTCTTGTCCCTGCACTATGCATACCTCTGGATGCGGGACCATCTTGAGAAAGTGAAGGAGGTGGAGCCAGTGACAGGTTCCATTCAGTTTGCTACCTTTCTTGGAATTCTGGAGAAGATGATAAAAAAGGGCAACCGATTCTATCTTTTGTCCGTGAAACTTCCCCATCTCCATGTGTATAATAAGAAGATGGGTTTTGATTACACGAACGGTGTTCTTGCAAGGGTCGCCAAGGTCATCAAGTACTGCGCGGGAAACAATGCCTTCATCACGAGAAAGGGAGGAGGCGATTTCTACGCCGCAGTAAGAGGCGGTGATGAGGTGGAGATAAAGAATCTCACGAGGATTCTCAACCATACGATCCGCAAACGTGTTTTTGAAGAGAAAGCATGGGACGTTGATTCAGCGGTGGAATCGGGCGCTGCCTGTTTTCCTGAAGACGGGACTGAACTCTGGACGCTTATTGAGAAATCGAATATGAGAAGAATTAAGACAGGAGTACACTAA
- a CDS encoding amidophosphoribosyltransferase, translating into MSGIFGFAGKGNAFVEVRTGLENLSHRGQESWGIVSGLRDGSFSETRRTGSIFQMSAHTRLHFGSMAIGHVRYPTAGEASERNSQPIIGTYGKEKIAVVHNGHVPKYKQLMEKIGGLFQTDTDTEVILQMIVRSEGSDLLDKTVKTLARLSKEAAFSLIILHQGRLIAARDLFGIWPLAIGRRGEEGDYEWAIASETCAFGDRFEWMGDVEPGQLVVFDGEDVRSFSLGDPTPRPCILEYLDYASPASQVFSENIYEFREKAGARLAEKETENADMIVPIPRAAVPGALGFHSVTGISYKEPISTVGEIGRIFIISKEKDRLEKVEKKFQINRKMVSGKDIILIDTLLVRGSTAMILIPKLREAGARKIHFRITAPPPRFPCFMGMAMVKPGELLAANRTDENLKNLVGVDSFRYLSIEDLKGLAGRNICDACLTGKYPFPVHGTQISRSSGI; encoded by the coding sequence ATGAGCGGAATTTTTGGATTTGCAGGTAAGGGGAATGCCTTCGTCGAAGTGAGGACGGGTTTGGAGAATCTCTCTCACAGGGGACAGGAGAGTTGGGGCATCGTGTCAGGGCTTAGGGACGGGTCTTTTTCCGAAACGAGGAGGACCGGTTCAATTTTCCAGATGTCGGCTCATACCAGACTCCATTTTGGCTCCATGGCCATCGGCCATGTACGTTATCCTACGGCAGGTGAAGCGAGCGAGCGGAATTCACAGCCCATAATCGGGACCTACGGCAAAGAGAAAATTGCGGTTGTCCACAACGGACATGTGCCCAAGTACAAACAGTTGATGGAGAAGATAGGCGGTCTTTTCCAAACGGATACTGATACGGAGGTTATACTCCAGATGATCGTCCGGTCGGAAGGCTCGGACCTGCTGGACAAAACAGTGAAAACTCTGGCCCGTCTCTCCAAAGAGGCGGCCTTTAGTCTCATTATACTCCATCAGGGGAGATTGATAGCTGCCCGTGATCTTTTCGGTATCTGGCCCCTGGCTATCGGCCGGCGGGGGGAAGAAGGGGATTATGAGTGGGCCATTGCCTCCGAGACCTGTGCTTTTGGCGACCGGTTCGAGTGGATGGGTGATGTGGAACCGGGACAGCTCGTGGTATTCGACGGGGAAGATGTGAGAAGTTTCTCTCTTGGCGACCCCACTCCTCGCCCTTGTATCTTGGAATATCTTGACTATGCTTCGCCAGCGAGCCAGGTTTTTTCAGAAAATATTTATGAATTTCGCGAAAAAGCAGGAGCCAGGCTGGCAGAGAAAGAGACCGAGAATGCAGATATGATAGTGCCTATTCCAAGGGCGGCCGTACCCGGTGCCCTGGGTTTTCACAGTGTCACCGGTATAAGCTACAAGGAACCCATCAGTACAGTGGGCGAAATAGGCCGAATTTTCATTATTTCCAAGGAAAAAGACCGCCTCGAAAAGGTGGAGAAGAAGTTTCAGATCAACAGGAAGATGGTCAGCGGGAAAGATATTATTCTCATTGATACGCTCTTGGTGAGAGGTTCGACTGCCATGATCCTGATCCCTAAACTTCGGGAGGCCGGGGCAAGGAAAATCCATTTCCGCATTACTGCGCCTCCTCCCCGTTTTCCATGTTTCATGGGGATGGCCATGGTCAAGCCGGGAGAGTTGCTCGCCGCAAACAGGACCGATGAGAACCTGAAAAACCTGGTCGGCGTAGATAGCTTCCGGTACCTGTCGATTGAGGATTTGAAGGGGCTTGCGGGGAGGAATATCTGCGATGCCTGCCTCACGGGCAAATATCCGTTTCCCGTCCATGGTACCCAGATTTCACGGTCCTCCGGGATTTAG
- a CDS encoding MoaD/ThiS family protein, with protein MKVEYNGTVHELEKPMTILKLLEQFSLNRESHLVVVNNKLVTEDSRLEKDDEVKLIRVISGG; from the coding sequence ATGAAGGTTGAGTATAACGGTACGGTCCATGAGCTCGAAAAACCCATGACTATTCTCAAGTTGTTGGAGCAGTTTTCCCTTAACAGAGAGTCTCATCTCGTTGTTGTCAATAACAAGCTCGTTACCGAGGACTCCCGCTTGGAGAAGGACGACGAAGTGAAACTGATCAGGGTCATATCGGGCGGATGA
- the nudC gene encoding NAD(+) diphosphatase — protein sequence MNGRFIPSAASPPEKKEQAWWFIFRTHKMVTMENEAGMSVPFITGPAAMGLHALSERYLGTLDGRHCYCAEVGESGLPEGAALHGLRYLFEHLDKKLHRVAMRAVHLIEWDKNERFCGRCGHATNNKMEMNAKECPRCRHVTFPRISPAVIVLVEKEGKLLLARASRFAEEMYSVLAGFVEPGETLEETVRREIEEEVGIKVWNIRYFGSQPWPFPDSLMIGFTAEYESGELKIDGSEIERAAWFDPEALPLIPGKISIARELIDWFVERKPV from the coding sequence ATGAATGGTCGATTCATACCCTCCGCCGCTTCTCCGCCGGAAAAAAAAGAACAGGCGTGGTGGTTTATTTTCAGGACCCACAAGATGGTAACTATGGAAAATGAAGCAGGCATGTCTGTGCCGTTTATTACCGGTCCTGCCGCCATGGGTCTCCACGCTTTGTCGGAGAGGTATCTGGGCACCCTAGACGGGCGGCACTGTTATTGTGCTGAAGTGGGAGAGAGTGGACTCCCAGAGGGGGCCGCTCTTCATGGTCTGCGATATCTCTTTGAGCACCTTGATAAGAAGCTCCACAGGGTGGCCATGCGTGCGGTGCACCTCATCGAATGGGACAAAAATGAACGGTTCTGCGGCAGGTGTGGCCACGCTACGAACAATAAAATGGAAATGAACGCCAAAGAGTGCCCGCGCTGTAGGCATGTAACTTTCCCACGCATCTCACCGGCGGTTATCGTTCTTGTGGAAAAGGAAGGCAAACTCCTTCTGGCAAGGGCATCGCGGTTTGCAGAGGAAATGTACAGCGTATTGGCCGGATTTGTGGAGCCAGGAGAGACGCTTGAAGAAACCGTTAGAAGAGAGATAGAAGAAGAGGTGGGCATCAAGGTTTGGAATATACGCTACTTCGGAAGCCAGCCGTGGCCCTTCCCTGATTCTCTCATGATAGGGTTCACAGCGGAATATGAGAGTGGTGAGTTGAAAATTGACGGCTCGGAAATAGAGCGCGCCGCATGGTTCGACCCGGAGGCGCTGCCTCTGATACCAGGAAAAATCAGCATTGCGCGAGAACTTATAGACTGGTTTGTGGAAAGAAAGCCAGTCTGA
- a CDS encoding rod shape-determining protein, which translates to MDFLKKLFGFFSTHLAMDLGTANTLIYLKEEGIILNQPSVVAIDNSNGKVIAVGKEAKDFIGRTPPNISAIRPLKDGVIADFDVTKAMIKYFLTIASRERKISKPKMVVGVPSGITQVEKKAVIDACFQVGIRDVFLIEEPMAAALGAGMPIEQPRGNMVVDIGGGTTEVAIISLSATAYSESLRVAGDELDESIMRYLQKKHQVAIGIIAAEKMKIECASAMSVEMHTDSVTVVGKDLFNGTPKSTKVSKEEIREAIEEPISAIIDSVRRALERLPPEFVSDLNESGMILTGGGAMLRGLDKRIESETGIRVYVTDDPLYSVVLGAGQALEEMPKYKKVFIS; encoded by the coding sequence ATGGATTTTCTGAAAAAATTGTTTGGATTTTTTTCAACCCATCTTGCCATGGACCTTGGAACAGCAAATACGCTTATATATCTGAAGGAGGAAGGTATAATCCTAAACCAGCCTTCGGTAGTGGCCATTGATAATTCCAATGGCAAGGTAATTGCGGTAGGCAAGGAAGCAAAAGATTTTATTGGGAGAACGCCTCCAAATATCAGCGCCATAAGGCCTCTGAAGGACGGCGTCATTGCGGACTTTGACGTGACCAAAGCCATGATCAAGTATTTCCTTACCATAGCCAGCAGAGAGAGGAAAATCTCGAAGCCGAAAATGGTGGTCGGTGTACCCTCCGGCATTACTCAGGTTGAAAAAAAAGCGGTTATTGATGCATGTTTTCAGGTGGGCATTAGGGATGTATTCCTGATTGAGGAACCCATGGCGGCTGCCCTCGGCGCGGGAATGCCAATTGAGCAGCCCAGGGGAAATATGGTTGTTGATATCGGGGGAGGGACCACCGAGGTCGCCATCATCAGCCTCTCGGCTACTGCATACAGTGAGTCCCTGAGGGTGGCCGGTGATGAACTCGACGAGTCAATAATGCGTTACCTTCAAAAAAAGCATCAGGTAGCGATAGGGATCATTGCTGCGGAAAAGATGAAAATAGAGTGCGCATCGGCGATGTCCGTCGAAATGCACACAGACAGCGTAACGGTAGTGGGAAAAGACCTTTTCAATGGTACACCGAAGAGCACGAAGGTGTCGAAGGAAGAGATCAGGGAGGCGATAGAGGAGCCTATTTCCGCAATTATTGACTCCGTGAGAAGGGCGCTTGAAAGGCTGCCCCCCGAATTTGTGTCGGATCTTAATGAGTCCGGCATGATTCTGACAGGGGGTGGTGCAATGCTTCGAGGTTTGGACAAAAGAATAGAGAGCGAGACCGGCATAAGGGTGTATGTTACTGACGATCCACTCTACTCTGTGGTGCTGGGAGCGGGTCAGGCCCTCGAAGAGATGCCGAAGTACAAGAAGGTATTTATAAGCTGA
- a CDS encoding MBL fold metallo-hydrolase, translating to MERERKRDPKKITEHIYRVSGPDLTDPRDCAAYLINLGELVLIDSGSGLHLDRLVRNIERAGFDPAKVSTIILTHCHFDHMGGGVKFREQFGSRLVMHAFDAELVEAGDQRLTAAFCFNVRLEPYSVDRKLYREEEQLAIGGEMLTLLHTPGHTPGSISVYLNIDGKKILFAQDIGAPLLKEFDCNPYAWVESAEKLYALNADMLCDGHSGAYEPEDVVKEYFHYCIRSQYEQGYLPVQS from the coding sequence ATGGAGCGAGAAAGAAAGAGAGATCCGAAAAAAATCACGGAGCATATCTACCGGGTGAGCGGCCCGGACCTGACCGATCCGAGGGACTGCGCTGCGTACCTTATCAATCTCGGCGAACTGGTCCTCATCGACAGTGGATCGGGTCTTCATCTCGACCGGCTGGTCCGCAACATAGAGAGGGCAGGATTTGATCCCGCGAAAGTTTCAACGATTATCCTCACCCACTGTCACTTTGACCACATGGGCGGCGGGGTTAAGTTTCGAGAGCAGTTCGGCAGCCGGCTCGTGATGCACGCCTTTGATGCGGAGTTGGTTGAGGCTGGGGACCAGAGACTTACGGCCGCATTCTGCTTCAACGTGCGCCTGGAGCCGTATTCCGTGGATCGCAAACTATATAGGGAAGAAGAGCAACTTGCGATTGGAGGGGAGATGCTTACCCTGCTTCATACACCTGGCCATACCCCCGGCTCCATCTCGGTCTATCTCAATATCGACGGCAAGAAAATTCTTTTTGCCCAGGATATAGGAGCGCCACTTCTCAAGGAATTCGACTGTAATCCCTATGCGTGGGTCGAGTCGGCAGAGAAGTTGTATGCCCTCAATGCGGATATGTTGTGCGACGGTCATTCGGGAGCGTACGAACCTGAGGATGTCGTAAAGGAGTACTTCCACTATTGTATCCGTTCTCAGTATGAACAAGGTTATCTCCCGGTACAGTCATAG
- a CDS encoding TIGR00269 family protein has protein sequence MKCRVCGQTATISLRAYNTALCADDFITFLEKRVRTTIEKYHLIGDEDRPIVAISGGKDSLSLWYMMNRLGYAADGIYVDLGIENYSDPSLDRIRAVADLLKRKVYVFPFRHVFNKGIEELARIIRRAPCSACGMIKRYIMNRVCMDKGYNTLVTGHNLDDEAAALFGNILYWKEEYLWKKNVVLEGIDGHLSRKVKPLFLCSEREMAAYAIINNIDYIYEECPFSVKAKSLTYKAMLNKLEERSPGTKLQFIKGYLKMVNEGERKEGGFCAICGYPANGGMCNFCRMLEKFHIETDVSFEEYAPSGSETMNVVVT, from the coding sequence ATGAAATGCAGAGTGTGCGGGCAGACCGCTACTATTAGTCTCAGAGCTTACAATACTGCGCTCTGTGCGGATGATTTCATCACTTTCCTTGAAAAGCGGGTTCGGACCACCATCGAAAAATACCATCTGATCGGAGATGAGGACAGACCCATTGTGGCTATCTCCGGGGGTAAGGACAGCCTTTCTCTCTGGTACATGATGAATAGACTTGGATACGCCGCTGATGGTATCTATGTCGACCTCGGAATAGAAAATTATTCCGATCCTTCCTTGGACAGGATCAGAGCCGTGGCAGACTTACTGAAGCGGAAGGTCTACGTCTTTCCTTTCCGGCACGTTTTCAATAAAGGGATAGAGGAGTTGGCGCGGATAATCAGAAGAGCCCCCTGTTCCGCATGCGGGATGATTAAGCGGTACATTATGAACAGGGTGTGCATGGACAAGGGTTACAATACTCTCGTCACGGGTCACAATCTCGACGATGAGGCGGCTGCCCTGTTCGGCAACATCCTTTACTGGAAAGAGGAGTACCTCTGGAAGAAAAATGTTGTATTAGAGGGGATAGACGGTCATCTTTCCCGGAAAGTGAAGCCCCTTTTTCTCTGCTCCGAGCGCGAGATGGCAGCCTATGCGATCATCAATAATATCGACTACATCTATGAGGAGTGTCCCTTTTCGGTAAAGGCAAAATCACTTACCTATAAGGCCATGCTCAACAAACTTGAGGAAAGATCGCCGGGCACCAAGCTCCAGTTCATAAAGGGCTACCTCAAGATGGTGAACGAAGGCGAAAGAAAGGAAGGCGGATTTTGTGCAATCTGCGGGTATCCAGCCAATGGGGGAATGTGCAATTTTTGCAGGATGCTCGAAAAATTCCATATAGAGACTGATGTATCCTTTGAAGAGTATGCCCCGTCCGGCTCTGAAACCATGAATGTGGTGGTGACATAA